A window of the Linepithema humile isolate Giens D197 chromosome 4, Lhum_UNIL_v1.0, whole genome shotgun sequence genome harbors these coding sequences:
- the LOC105677637 gene encoding putative leucine-rich repeat-containing protein DDB_G0290503 isoform X1: MMGASSSSNGIRPPTPISTSERAAETFSEDAHPTNDRRQKSYIYKKEDQPRSQGPSSYPTLRTGEFWNQRPTAPSLSNVLPPKRETLLTYATQMTGWQSADSRDSSVLQHSNEVMELSRIISQLAMANHQLASAHNTVLARMEVLYLELSKDKEDQKRRISTEALEIRDDILRKRMRNAEESEETHKLEQRVVSLERLLATSSVGQYKQKGQEDNKPRSRIERFENSSMTRDTNNSRSRSAELCCESSQQRTNDIAIDTVSEVPEDREEYKDAATEGTDVHRCAHSDDSESSVPRIDESSCSASVDLDKMHKRRARLRDDGQENLYEETDEEMLSRKIVILEADRLQCRSMNEQLLCNLDDQKDLVKKLTADYEELKARYATVEADFHEHEQQYDNMSRHLYMAKMEITNLMERNSVLQSEKDTADARISTLEKDLQKSLLEKEEIRNAESKKASKLQAQLSEEVSDKKKQIKAFEDALQEIQRLKETIKTEKGNENDVASKEDIDVVDSIDEESENALTADRAATNIEEFKKELSLKREARHRAIAAVSSEMERLRKELDAEKEAHSETSNVLALLRSARSDSQDLDLASGNSKSTSREQEARERADENEKELRRAEALRLTNTLKVSDELRNDVRYQIEKVDDLRYHLETDPERHRRRIQCLAEVSSKSRESLVARERRTNELKNYLAQVLVRLGDRSFLDVRDDAGAECNRQLENINALKALYNERLRVLTELKDSAIKELTDVKQKLEYTLKKSENLEEELKKAEEKVDAQDSEITNLESQLGLTKADCRDLQNQMSLINGLFTQMLLGASSADMDLDRLTQLLQENHDLISDIAREESTEAAALPKLLLDLVEQVEGGKASQKHASEENDEENVGEIDRKEDDLQEENIAHNLPKVWRVLLELLSCHAVTSPSVSVASCSDPNSCYKSVDTPAGPRLVISVSKTYIRLKELILEKKHLEKEMNRMKQLNTHLESKLGEQEKRLSMVSTELAKTWNIVGRMQAQHQQLHTHEEILRYELQQKRKMLQELKQELEYCREKWESARQKNTNTELEWRSLRREFAARKALAAHDSFNRQRFLLTPTIPCSAESGFSDERGDDSDEEEEAIEGRIRHGLRRRTRKESPRAPTPDTESEQPTDTELSESKTGSSVTLEQRTPTPETEAELDEAEVAHIDSEPIDPVSESAPSVENTPEILDPLDQALTNVIQNLIKIDNTKSDGNISILREDSMTEDPRDNSTPETDGNVENDRATSSKTDFCNRNPGPTTEFWCSLPTAKTLKRSATSVDLPSAVDNGELTESSNVASTTSSRRRDDVDEITKSESVLSLPVSHVPIVTAANTTSTMPVFSIGPLPTLTVPCSSIKSVQFSDPLIVGPSNRFSPVFGAAELDNSTDSLVASVIRSSSSSREEEEAMEGKESSKPTESVIDSDSISVDSSSSLDTVREFPTIDRSPTPLSTSACKESATSSPREATVTSAKSRTPEEVLATRADRLKRLEEQADWLMKKMNATSKRGDALCTRLEELHDVYGEPPVPPPMPDILPSRRLPSTLSESPRQVPESSSTDGAENAEDESSHVARNDASSSSANEP, from the exons ATGATGGGTGCATCAAGTAGTAGTAACGGTATTCGTCCGCCGACTCCGATCTCCACGAGCGAACGTGCGGCGGAAACGTTTTCGGAGGACGCTCATCCCACAAACGATAGGAGACAAAAATCGTATATCTATAAGAAAGAGGATCAGCCGCGATCGCAG GGTCCAAGCTCATACCCAACCTTGAGAACGGGCGAATTCTGGAATCAAAGACCAACGGCACCCAGTCTGTCAAACGTGTTACCTCCTAAACGCGAGACCTTG TTAACATACGCCACGCAAATGACAGGCTGGCAGTCCGCCGACAGTCGCGATTCTTCGGTGCTTCAACACAGCAACGAAGTCATGGAGCTTTCACGAATCATTTCGCAATTAGCTATGGCTAATCATCAATTAGCCAGCGCGCACAATACCGTGTTGGCGCGTATGGAAGTATTGTACTTAGAGCTGTCAAAGGACAAGGAGGACCAAAAACGAAGGATTTCGACGGAGGCTCTGGAAATTCGCGACGACATTCTGCGGAAAAGAATGCGGAACGCCGAAGAGAGCGAAGAAACGCACAAATTAGAGCAGCGTGTCGTTAGTCTGGAAAGATTGCTGGCGACGAGTTCCGTTGGACAGTATAAACAAAAAGGTCAAGAGGATAACAAACCGCGTTCTAGAATCGAGAGATTTGAGAATTCTTCGATGACACGAGATACAAACAACAGTCGTTCGAGATCCGCGGAATTGTGTTGTGAATCGTCGCAGCAACGAACGAATGATATCGCGATTGACACTGTTAGTGAAGTACCTGAAGATCGCGAGGAGTATAAAGATGCGGCGACAGAAGGAACGGATGTTCACAGATGCGCTCACTCCGATGATTCCGAATCAAGTGTTCCTAGGATAGACGAGAGCTCGTGTTCCGCGAGCGTAGATTTAGACAAAATGCACAAAAGACGCGCGAGATTGAGAGACGACGGGCAGGAAAACCTGTACGAAGAGACGGACGAAGAGATGCTGTCGCGGAAGATTGTGATATTAGAAGCCGATCGACTACAATGTCGAAGTATGAACGAACAACTGCTGTGCAATTTGGATGACCAAAAAGATCTGGTGAAGAAATTGACCGCAGATTACGAG GAACTAAAAGCACGATACGCGACGGTAGAAGCTGATTTTCATGAGCACGAACAACAGTACGACAATATGTCGAGGCATTTGTACATGGCGAAAATGGAAATCACGAACTTGATGGAAAGAAATAGTGTCCTTCAATCGGAAAAAGACACTGCCGATGCGAGAATTTCGACACTGGAAAAGGATCTGCAAAAATCGTTGCTCGAGAAAGAGGAGATCAGAAACGCGGAAAGTAAGAAGGCGTCAAAGCTGCAAGCACAATTGTCCGAAGAGGTTTCGGACAAAAAGAAGCAGATTAAGGCTTTCGAGGACGCTTTGCAGGAGATTCAAAGACTGAAGGAAACTATCAAGACTGAAAAAGGAAACGAGAACGACGTTGCTTCGAAAGAGGATATCG ATGTTGTCGACTCGATAGACGAAGAATCGGAGAATGCATTGACTGCAGATCGTGCCGCTACCAATATAGAGGAGTTTAAAAAGGAATTATCGTTGAAGAGGGAAGCTAGGCACAGAGCAATCGCGGCTGTCTCGTCCGAGATGGAGAGACTTCGAAAAGAATTGGACGCCGAAAAGGAAGCTCATTCCGAGACGTCGAACGTGCTGGCTCTTTTGCGTTCCGCTCGCAGCGACTCGCAGGATCTCGATCTCGCGAGTGGCAATTCGAAGTCCACGTCGAGAGAACAAGaagcgcgcgagcgcgcggatGAAAACGAGAAAGAGCTGAGACGCGCAGAAGCGCTGCGATTAACGAACACGCTgaag GTGTCCGACGAGTTAAGGAATGACGTGCGATACCAAATCGAGAAGGTGGACGACCTTCGTTACCATCTAGAGACCGATCCGGAGCGTCACCGGCGCCGTATTCAGTGCTTGGCGGAAGTGTCGAGCAAGTCACGCGAGTCTCTCGTTGCGCGAGAACGGCGGACTAATGAGCTAAAGAATTATCTGGCGCAAGTGCTAGTCAGATTAGGCGACAGAAGTTTTCTGGACGTTCGAGACGACGCGGGAGCTGAATGCAATCGGCAGCTGGAGAATATCAACGCGCTGAAAGCTCTGTACAACGAGAGACTGCGAGTTTTGACCGAGCTGAAAGATTCGGCGATTAAAGAGCTGACGGACGTGAAGCAAAAGCTGGAATACACCCTAAAGAAATCCGAAAACTTGGAGGAGGAACTGAAGAAAGCCGAAGAAAAG GTCGACGCGCAAGACTCGGAAATTACGAATCTGGAATCTCAACTGGGATTAACCAAGGCGGATTGCAGAGATCTTCAAAATCAGATGTCTCTCATCAACGGATTGTTCACGCAGATGTTGCTCGGAGCTTCCTCCGCGGATATGGATCTTGATCGGTTAACTCAACTATTGCAG GAAAATCATGATCTCATTAGTGACATAGCCAGAGAAGAAAGTACCGAGGCAGCGGCTCTTCCTAAACTTCTTTTGGACTTGGTTGAGCAAGTCGAAGGTGGTAAAGCGTCGCAGAAGCACGCGAGTGAGGAGAACGACGAAGAGAATGTTGGCGAAATTGATAGAAAGGAAGATGATTTGCAAGAGGAAAATATCGCTCACAATTTGCCCAAG GTGTGGCGCGTTTTACTGGAATTACTTAGTTGCCACGCGGTGACCTCTCCGAGCGTTTCCGTTGCATCCTGTTCGGATCCGAACAGCTGTTACAAGTCTGTGGACACTCCGGCCGGTCCAAGATTAGTGATATCCGTCAGCAAAACGTACATACGTCTGAAGGAATTGATTTTGGAAAAGAAACACCTGGAGAAGGAGATGAATCGCATGAAGCAACTGAACACTCATTTAGAGAGCAAGCTCGGCGAGCAG gAGAAGAGACTTTCGATGGTGTCGACTGAACTGGCCAAAACGTGGAATATCGTCGGCCGAATGCAAGCGCAGCATCAGCAATTGCACACGCACGAGGAAATACTGCGATATGAGCTGCAACAGAAGAGGAAGATGTTGCAGGAGTTGAAACAAGAGCTAGAATATTGCAGAGAAAAATGGGAATCGGCCAGACAGAAAAACACGAACACCGAACTGGAGTGGAGAAGCTTACGCCGCGAGTTCGCCGCACGGAAAGCTTTGGCTGCCCACGATTCTTTTAACAG GCAACGGTTCTTATTAACACCAACTATTCCGTGCAGCGCCGAAAGTGGCTTTAGCGATGAGAGAGGCGATGATTCGGACGAAGAAGAGGAGGCGATCGAAGGAAGAATCAGACACGGTCTACGAAGACGGACACGAAAG gAGAGTCCTAGAGCGCCGACACCGGACACAGAATCCGAGCAACCGACGGATACCGAACTGTCAGAATCGAAGACTGGTTCCTCGGTGACTTTGGAACAACGCACACCTACGCCGGAGACGGAAGCGGAGTTGGACGAGGCAGAAGTCGCGCATATCGACTCAGAACCTATTGATCCCGTATCGGAATCTGCC CCGAGCGTGGAAAATACGCCGGAAATTTTAGATCCTTTGGACCAGGCTCTCACTAACGTCATACAGAATCTGATAAAAATCGACAATACAAAATCAGACGGAAACATTTCGATTTTACGGGAGGACTCGATGACGGAGGATCCGCGCGATAATTCGACTCCCGAAACCGACGGCAATGTGGAGAACGATCGCGCGACAAGTTCCAAAACGGATTTCTGTAACAGAAATCCAGGACCGACCACCGAGTTTTGGTGTTCGCTGCCTACCGCGAAGACATTGAAGCGATCAGCCACGAGCGTCGATCTGCCTTCGGCGGTGGACAACGGCGAATTGACTGAATCGTCGAACGTAGCGTCAACAACTTCGTCCAGGCGACGCGACGACGTTGACGAGATAACAAAATCTGAAAGTGTCCTGTCATTACCCGTTTCTCACGTACCTATCGTCACGGCTGCGAATACAACTAGCACGATGCCCGTCTTTTCCATCGGGCCCCTTCCAACGCTAACTGTACCGTGTTCGTCCATAAAGAGCGTGCAATTCAGCGATCCCTTGATCGTGGGCCCGTCTAATCGATTTTCCCCAGTGTTCGGCGCGGCAGAATTGGACAATTCTACAGATTCTCTTGTCGCCTCCGTCATTCGATCCTCCTCGTCGTCgagggaggaagaggaggCAATGGAAGGCAAGGAATCCTCGAAACCGACAGAAAGCGTCATAGATTCCGACAGCATTTCCGTAGATTCCTCTTCGAGCTTGGACACAGTTCGAGAATTTCCTACTATTGATCGCAGTCCTACGCCTTTATCTACATCGGCGTGTAAGGAGAGCGCAACAAGCTCGCCGAGGGAAGCCACGGTTACTTCGGCCAAATCTCGAACTCCAGAGGAAGTTTTAGCGACGCGTGCCGATCGATTAAAACGCTTGGAGGAGCAGGCCGATTGGCTTATGAAGAAAATGAACGCTACGAGCAAACGAGGCGACGCTCTCTGCACGAGATTGGAGGAGCTTCACGACGTCTACGGCGAACCGCCGGTTCCACCACCTATGCCGGACATCTTACCCAGCCGTAGATTACCGTCCACTCTGTCCGAATCACCTCGTCAG GTACCTGAATCATCGTCCACTGACGGTGCCGAAAATGCTGAAGACGAAAGCTCGCATGTGGCGAGAAACGATGCATCATCGTCGAGCGCGAATGAGCCGTAA
- the LOC105677637 gene encoding myosin-9 isoform X2 has product MMGASSSSNGIRPPTPISTSERAAETFSEDAHPTNDRRQKSYIYKKEDQPRSQGPSSYPTLRTGEFWNQRPTAPSLSNVLPPKRETLLTYATQMTGWQSADSRDSSVLQHSNEVMELSRIISQLAMANHQLASAHNTVLARMEVLYLELSKDKEDQKRRISTEALEIRDDILRKRMRNAEESEETHKLEQRVVSLERLLATSSVGQYKQKGQEDNKPRSRIERFENSSMTRDTNNSRSRSAELCCESSQQRTNDIAIDTVSEVPEDREEYKDAATEGTDVHRCAHSDDSESSVPRIDESSCSASVDLDKMHKRRARLRDDGQENLYEETDEEMLSRKIVILEADRLQCRSMNEQLLCNLDDQKDLVKKLTADYEELKARYATVEADFHEHEQQYDNMSRHLYMAKMEITNLMERNSVLQSEKDTADARISTLEKDLQKSLLEKEEIRNAESKKASKLQAQLSEEVSDKKKQIKAFEDALQEIQRLKETIKTEKGNENDVASKEDIDVVDSIDEESENALTADRAATNIEEFKKELSLKREARHRAIAAVSSEMERLRKELDAEKEAHSETSNVLALLRSARSDSQDLDLASGNSKSTSREQEARERADENEKELRRAEALRLTNTLKVSDELRNDVRYQIEKVDDLRYHLETDPERHRRRIQCLAEVSSKSRESLVARERRTNELKNYLAQVLVRLGDRSFLDVRDDAGAECNRQLENINALKALYNERLRVLTELKDSAIKELTDVKQKLEYTLKKSENLEEELKKAEEKVDAQDSEITNLESQLGLTKADCRDLQNQMSLINGLFTQMLLGASSADMDLDRLTQLLQENHDLISDIAREESTEAAALPKLLLDLVEQVEGGKASQKHASEENDEENVGEIDRKEDDLQEENIAHNLPKVWRVLLELLSCHAVTSPSVSVASCSDPNSCYKSVDTPAGPRLVISVSKTYIRLKELILEKKHLEKEMNRMKQLNTHLESKLGEQEKRLSMVSTELAKTWNIVGRMQAQHQQLHTHEEILRYELQQKRKMLQELKQELEYCREKWESARQKNTNTELEWRSLRREFAARKALAAHDSFNSAESGFSDERGDDSDEEEEAIEGRIRHGLRRRTRKESPRAPTPDTESEQPTDTELSESKTGSSVTLEQRTPTPETEAELDEAEVAHIDSEPIDPVSESAPSVENTPEILDPLDQALTNVIQNLIKIDNTKSDGNISILREDSMTEDPRDNSTPETDGNVENDRATSSKTDFCNRNPGPTTEFWCSLPTAKTLKRSATSVDLPSAVDNGELTESSNVASTTSSRRRDDVDEITKSESVLSLPVSHVPIVTAANTTSTMPVFSIGPLPTLTVPCSSIKSVQFSDPLIVGPSNRFSPVFGAAELDNSTDSLVASVIRSSSSSREEEEAMEGKESSKPTESVIDSDSISVDSSSSLDTVREFPTIDRSPTPLSTSACKESATSSPREATVTSAKSRTPEEVLATRADRLKRLEEQADWLMKKMNATSKRGDALCTRLEELHDVYGEPPVPPPMPDILPSRRLPSTLSESPRQVPESSSTDGAENAEDESSHVARNDASSSSANEP; this is encoded by the exons ATGATGGGTGCATCAAGTAGTAGTAACGGTATTCGTCCGCCGACTCCGATCTCCACGAGCGAACGTGCGGCGGAAACGTTTTCGGAGGACGCTCATCCCACAAACGATAGGAGACAAAAATCGTATATCTATAAGAAAGAGGATCAGCCGCGATCGCAG GGTCCAAGCTCATACCCAACCTTGAGAACGGGCGAATTCTGGAATCAAAGACCAACGGCACCCAGTCTGTCAAACGTGTTACCTCCTAAACGCGAGACCTTG TTAACATACGCCACGCAAATGACAGGCTGGCAGTCCGCCGACAGTCGCGATTCTTCGGTGCTTCAACACAGCAACGAAGTCATGGAGCTTTCACGAATCATTTCGCAATTAGCTATGGCTAATCATCAATTAGCCAGCGCGCACAATACCGTGTTGGCGCGTATGGAAGTATTGTACTTAGAGCTGTCAAAGGACAAGGAGGACCAAAAACGAAGGATTTCGACGGAGGCTCTGGAAATTCGCGACGACATTCTGCGGAAAAGAATGCGGAACGCCGAAGAGAGCGAAGAAACGCACAAATTAGAGCAGCGTGTCGTTAGTCTGGAAAGATTGCTGGCGACGAGTTCCGTTGGACAGTATAAACAAAAAGGTCAAGAGGATAACAAACCGCGTTCTAGAATCGAGAGATTTGAGAATTCTTCGATGACACGAGATACAAACAACAGTCGTTCGAGATCCGCGGAATTGTGTTGTGAATCGTCGCAGCAACGAACGAATGATATCGCGATTGACACTGTTAGTGAAGTACCTGAAGATCGCGAGGAGTATAAAGATGCGGCGACAGAAGGAACGGATGTTCACAGATGCGCTCACTCCGATGATTCCGAATCAAGTGTTCCTAGGATAGACGAGAGCTCGTGTTCCGCGAGCGTAGATTTAGACAAAATGCACAAAAGACGCGCGAGATTGAGAGACGACGGGCAGGAAAACCTGTACGAAGAGACGGACGAAGAGATGCTGTCGCGGAAGATTGTGATATTAGAAGCCGATCGACTACAATGTCGAAGTATGAACGAACAACTGCTGTGCAATTTGGATGACCAAAAAGATCTGGTGAAGAAATTGACCGCAGATTACGAG GAACTAAAAGCACGATACGCGACGGTAGAAGCTGATTTTCATGAGCACGAACAACAGTACGACAATATGTCGAGGCATTTGTACATGGCGAAAATGGAAATCACGAACTTGATGGAAAGAAATAGTGTCCTTCAATCGGAAAAAGACACTGCCGATGCGAGAATTTCGACACTGGAAAAGGATCTGCAAAAATCGTTGCTCGAGAAAGAGGAGATCAGAAACGCGGAAAGTAAGAAGGCGTCAAAGCTGCAAGCACAATTGTCCGAAGAGGTTTCGGACAAAAAGAAGCAGATTAAGGCTTTCGAGGACGCTTTGCAGGAGATTCAAAGACTGAAGGAAACTATCAAGACTGAAAAAGGAAACGAGAACGACGTTGCTTCGAAAGAGGATATCG ATGTTGTCGACTCGATAGACGAAGAATCGGAGAATGCATTGACTGCAGATCGTGCCGCTACCAATATAGAGGAGTTTAAAAAGGAATTATCGTTGAAGAGGGAAGCTAGGCACAGAGCAATCGCGGCTGTCTCGTCCGAGATGGAGAGACTTCGAAAAGAATTGGACGCCGAAAAGGAAGCTCATTCCGAGACGTCGAACGTGCTGGCTCTTTTGCGTTCCGCTCGCAGCGACTCGCAGGATCTCGATCTCGCGAGTGGCAATTCGAAGTCCACGTCGAGAGAACAAGaagcgcgcgagcgcgcggatGAAAACGAGAAAGAGCTGAGACGCGCAGAAGCGCTGCGATTAACGAACACGCTgaag GTGTCCGACGAGTTAAGGAATGACGTGCGATACCAAATCGAGAAGGTGGACGACCTTCGTTACCATCTAGAGACCGATCCGGAGCGTCACCGGCGCCGTATTCAGTGCTTGGCGGAAGTGTCGAGCAAGTCACGCGAGTCTCTCGTTGCGCGAGAACGGCGGACTAATGAGCTAAAGAATTATCTGGCGCAAGTGCTAGTCAGATTAGGCGACAGAAGTTTTCTGGACGTTCGAGACGACGCGGGAGCTGAATGCAATCGGCAGCTGGAGAATATCAACGCGCTGAAAGCTCTGTACAACGAGAGACTGCGAGTTTTGACCGAGCTGAAAGATTCGGCGATTAAAGAGCTGACGGACGTGAAGCAAAAGCTGGAATACACCCTAAAGAAATCCGAAAACTTGGAGGAGGAACTGAAGAAAGCCGAAGAAAAG GTCGACGCGCAAGACTCGGAAATTACGAATCTGGAATCTCAACTGGGATTAACCAAGGCGGATTGCAGAGATCTTCAAAATCAGATGTCTCTCATCAACGGATTGTTCACGCAGATGTTGCTCGGAGCTTCCTCCGCGGATATGGATCTTGATCGGTTAACTCAACTATTGCAG GAAAATCATGATCTCATTAGTGACATAGCCAGAGAAGAAAGTACCGAGGCAGCGGCTCTTCCTAAACTTCTTTTGGACTTGGTTGAGCAAGTCGAAGGTGGTAAAGCGTCGCAGAAGCACGCGAGTGAGGAGAACGACGAAGAGAATGTTGGCGAAATTGATAGAAAGGAAGATGATTTGCAAGAGGAAAATATCGCTCACAATTTGCCCAAG GTGTGGCGCGTTTTACTGGAATTACTTAGTTGCCACGCGGTGACCTCTCCGAGCGTTTCCGTTGCATCCTGTTCGGATCCGAACAGCTGTTACAAGTCTGTGGACACTCCGGCCGGTCCAAGATTAGTGATATCCGTCAGCAAAACGTACATACGTCTGAAGGAATTGATTTTGGAAAAGAAACACCTGGAGAAGGAGATGAATCGCATGAAGCAACTGAACACTCATTTAGAGAGCAAGCTCGGCGAGCAG gAGAAGAGACTTTCGATGGTGTCGACTGAACTGGCCAAAACGTGGAATATCGTCGGCCGAATGCAAGCGCAGCATCAGCAATTGCACACGCACGAGGAAATACTGCGATATGAGCTGCAACAGAAGAGGAAGATGTTGCAGGAGTTGAAACAAGAGCTAGAATATTGCAGAGAAAAATGGGAATCGGCCAGACAGAAAAACACGAACACCGAACTGGAGTGGAGAAGCTTACGCCGCGAGTTCGCCGCACGGAAAGCTTTGGCTGCCCACGATTCTTTTAACAG CGCCGAAAGTGGCTTTAGCGATGAGAGAGGCGATGATTCGGACGAAGAAGAGGAGGCGATCGAAGGAAGAATCAGACACGGTCTACGAAGACGGACACGAAAG gAGAGTCCTAGAGCGCCGACACCGGACACAGAATCCGAGCAACCGACGGATACCGAACTGTCAGAATCGAAGACTGGTTCCTCGGTGACTTTGGAACAACGCACACCTACGCCGGAGACGGAAGCGGAGTTGGACGAGGCAGAAGTCGCGCATATCGACTCAGAACCTATTGATCCCGTATCGGAATCTGCC CCGAGCGTGGAAAATACGCCGGAAATTTTAGATCCTTTGGACCAGGCTCTCACTAACGTCATACAGAATCTGATAAAAATCGACAATACAAAATCAGACGGAAACATTTCGATTTTACGGGAGGACTCGATGACGGAGGATCCGCGCGATAATTCGACTCCCGAAACCGACGGCAATGTGGAGAACGATCGCGCGACAAGTTCCAAAACGGATTTCTGTAACAGAAATCCAGGACCGACCACCGAGTTTTGGTGTTCGCTGCCTACCGCGAAGACATTGAAGCGATCAGCCACGAGCGTCGATCTGCCTTCGGCGGTGGACAACGGCGAATTGACTGAATCGTCGAACGTAGCGTCAACAACTTCGTCCAGGCGACGCGACGACGTTGACGAGATAACAAAATCTGAAAGTGTCCTGTCATTACCCGTTTCTCACGTACCTATCGTCACGGCTGCGAATACAACTAGCACGATGCCCGTCTTTTCCATCGGGCCCCTTCCAACGCTAACTGTACCGTGTTCGTCCATAAAGAGCGTGCAATTCAGCGATCCCTTGATCGTGGGCCCGTCTAATCGATTTTCCCCAGTGTTCGGCGCGGCAGAATTGGACAATTCTACAGATTCTCTTGTCGCCTCCGTCATTCGATCCTCCTCGTCGTCgagggaggaagaggaggCAATGGAAGGCAAGGAATCCTCGAAACCGACAGAAAGCGTCATAGATTCCGACAGCATTTCCGTAGATTCCTCTTCGAGCTTGGACACAGTTCGAGAATTTCCTACTATTGATCGCAGTCCTACGCCTTTATCTACATCGGCGTGTAAGGAGAGCGCAACAAGCTCGCCGAGGGAAGCCACGGTTACTTCGGCCAAATCTCGAACTCCAGAGGAAGTTTTAGCGACGCGTGCCGATCGATTAAAACGCTTGGAGGAGCAGGCCGATTGGCTTATGAAGAAAATGAACGCTACGAGCAAACGAGGCGACGCTCTCTGCACGAGATTGGAGGAGCTTCACGACGTCTACGGCGAACCGCCGGTTCCACCACCTATGCCGGACATCTTACCCAGCCGTAGATTACCGTCCACTCTGTCCGAATCACCTCGTCAG GTACCTGAATCATCGTCCACTGACGGTGCCGAAAATGCTGAAGACGAAAGCTCGCATGTGGCGAGAAACGATGCATCATCGTCGAGCGCGAATGAGCCGTAA